In Lotus japonicus ecotype B-129 chromosome 5, LjGifu_v1.2, one genomic interval encodes:
- the LOC130721341 gene encoding serine/threonine-protein phosphatase BSL1 homolog isoform X3, with product MQWSKLATTGEKPGPRDSHSAVLVGHKMIVFGGTNGFRKVNDTHILDLVTKEWIHLKCEGTPPSPRESHTATLVGDERLVIFGGSGEGEANYLNDLHVLDLGTMRWSSPEVKGDFPVPRDSHIALAIGDKVVVYGGDSGDMYHGDVSMLDMETMTWSRLKVQGSSPGVRAGHAAVNIGNKLYIIGGVGDKCYCNDIWVFDIFTCSWTQLVIPGQQPQGRFSHTAVVTDMDIAIYGGRCGEDERPLNELLVLQLGAEFPNGRYNISGCKVFGTYWNQEKRTTPGEADINSKIPHMGNNVEVFGKWGSEVASERALPYQFNSGTYQQKRRKIAPVKVWDVESEQEEHSLSLSQHSSPSQSDQEQTQAQKANASAMDSHRVKLIHKIPSNWQHGSVSSYKRVLKNVARRSPQDLHHLEYQPTQERYLHVDDDINRGRHQAAEHKPMARGYAQQLVGAEVRGKVDGAFDSGLLMTATVNGRVFRGVLFAPVGAGVSSTSVEPNCSLPCLFPSSTQPLMNSNHVENLRGLRQPLLARPSPIMRGSAAPLANERKVRSDLQGLVLTLGGPAASGNHA from the exons ATGCAATGGAGCAAGCTTGCTACCACTGGTGAAAAGCCAGGCCCAAGAGATAGCCACAGTGCTGTTCTTGTGGGCCATAAAATGATAGTTTTTGGTGGCACAAATGGGTTCAGGAAGGTGAATGACACTCACATACTAGATCTTGTCACCAAAGAGTGGATTCATCTTAAATGTGAAGGGACTCCACCTTCTCCAAGGGAGAGTCACACTGCCACTCTTGTTGGTGATGAAAGGCTAGTGATTTTCGGTGGAAGTGGAGAAGGTGAAGCAAACTATTTAAATGACTTGCATGTTCTGGACCTTGGAACCATGAGGTGGAGCTCTCCTGAGGTTAAAGGTGATTTTCCTGTCCCTAGAGACAGTCACATTGCTCTTGCAATTGGTGACAAGGTTGTTGTGTATGGCGGAGACTCTGGTGATATGTACCATGGTGATGTTAGCATGCTTGATATGGAAACAATGACTTGGTCAAGG TTGAAAGTTCAAGGCTCTTCCCCAGGAGTCAGGGCAGGTCATGCAGCAGTAAATATTGGAAACAAG CTCTACATCATTGGAGGGGTTGGAGATAAATGTTATTGCAATGACATATGGGTCTTTGATATCTTCACTTGTTCATGGACTCAACTTGTTATACCTGGTCAACAACCGCAGGGGCGGTTTTCTCACACAGCTGTTGTTACGGACATGGATATTGCTATATATGGCGG CAGGTGTGGGGAAGATGAACGTCCTTTGAATGAATTGTTAGTATTGCAGCTTGGAGCAGAGTTTCCAAATGGACGTTACAACATTTCCGGGTGTAAAGTTTTTGGAACTTATTGGAATCAAGAAAAGAGAACCACACCAGGAGAAGCTGATATAAACTCG AAAATTCCACACATGGGGAATAATGTGGAAGTGTTTGGAAAATGGGGTTCTGAAGTTGCATCCGAAAGAGCACTACCTTATCAATTTAATTCAG GAACTTATCAACAAAAGAGGCGGAAAATTGCTCCTGTGAAGGTGTGGGATGTTGAATCAGAACAAGAAGAACATTCTCTTTCACTCTCTCAACATTCATCTCCATCTCAATCTGATCAAGAACAGACACAAGCTCAAAAGGCCAATGCTTCTGCCATGGATTCTCATCGCGTAAAACTGATCCACAAAATTCCAAGCAATTGGCAGCATGGGAGTGTCTCAAGCTATAAGAGAGTTTTGAAGAACGTCGCGCGAAGAAGTCCACAAGATCTTCATCACCTGGAATATCAACCAACACAAGAACGCTATCTTCATGTTGATGATGATATAAACCGAGGTCGTCACCAAGCGGCAGAACACAAGCCAATGGCGCGAGGATACGCTCAACAACTG GTTGGAGCTGAAGTTCGAGGGAAAGTAGACGGCGCCTTTGATTCGGGTTTGCTGATGACAGCAACTGTGAATGGAAGAGTTTTCAGAGGAGTGTTGTTTGCACCAGTA GGTGCAGGAGTAAGCTCCACCAGTGTTGAGCCAAATTGTTCTTTACCATGTTTATTTCCCTCCTCCACTCAACCATTGATGAACTCAAATCATGTGGAGAATTTGAGGGGTTTGCGGCAACCGCTACTGGCTCGGCCATCTCCAATCATGAGAGGCTCTGCTGCACCTTTAGCAAATGAACGCAAAGTGAGGAGTGACCTTCAAGGGTTGGTTTTGACACTTGGAGGACCTGCTGCAAGTGGCAACCATGCTTGA
- the LOC130721341 gene encoding serine/threonine-protein phosphatase BSL1 homolog isoform X1 yields the protein MGSLVAETEKKKKAMWLYPKVLGFNPSERWGHSACFSGGLMYVFGGCCGGLHFSDVLTLDLERMQWSKLATTGEKPGPRDSHSAVLVGHKMIVFGGTNGFRKVNDTHILDLVTKEWIHLKCEGTPPSPRESHTATLVGDERLVIFGGSGEGEANYLNDLHVLDLGTMRWSSPEVKGDFPVPRDSHIALAIGDKVVVYGGDSGDMYHGDVSMLDMETMTWSRLKVQGSSPGVRAGHAAVNIGNKLYIIGGVGDKCYCNDIWVFDIFTCSWTQLVIPGQQPQGRFSHTAVVTDMDIAIYGGRCGEDERPLNELLVLQLGAEFPNGRYNISGCKVFGTYWNQEKRTTPGEADINSKIPHMGNNVEVFGKWGSEVASERALPYQFNSGTYQQKRRKIAPVKVWDVESEQEEHSLSLSQHSSPSQSDQEQTQAQKANASAMDSHRVKLIHKIPSNWQHGSVSSYKRVLKNVARRSPQDLHHLEYQPTQERYLHVDDDINRGRHQAAEHKPMARGYAQQLVGAEVRGKVDGAFDSGLLMTATVNGRVFRGVLFAPVGAGVSSTSVEPNCSLPCLFPSSTQPLMNSNHVENLRGLRQPLLARPSPIMRGSAAPLANERKVRSDLQGLVLTLGGPAASGNHA from the exons ATGGGGTCTTTGGTTGCTGaaacagagaagaagaagaaagcaatGTGGTTGTATCctaaggttttgggttttaaTCCTTCTGAAAGATGGGGACACTCTGCTTGCTTCTCTGGGGGGCTTATGTATGTCTTCGGG GGCTGTTGTGGGGGGCTACATTTCAGTGATGTTCTGACTTTAGACCTTGAGAGAATGCAATGGAGCAAGCTTGCTACCACTGGTGAAAAGCCAGGCCCAAGAGATAGCCACAGTGCTGTTCTTGTGGGCCATAAAATGATAGTTTTTGGTGGCACAAATGGGTTCAGGAAGGTGAATGACACTCACATACTAGATCTTGTCACCAAAGAGTGGATTCATCTTAAATGTGAAGGGACTCCACCTTCTCCAAGGGAGAGTCACACTGCCACTCTTGTTGGTGATGAAAGGCTAGTGATTTTCGGTGGAAGTGGAGAAGGTGAAGCAAACTATTTAAATGACTTGCATGTTCTGGACCTTGGAACCATGAGGTGGAGCTCTCCTGAGGTTAAAGGTGATTTTCCTGTCCCTAGAGACAGTCACATTGCTCTTGCAATTGGTGACAAGGTTGTTGTGTATGGCGGAGACTCTGGTGATATGTACCATGGTGATGTTAGCATGCTTGATATGGAAACAATGACTTGGTCAAGG TTGAAAGTTCAAGGCTCTTCCCCAGGAGTCAGGGCAGGTCATGCAGCAGTAAATATTGGAAACAAG CTCTACATCATTGGAGGGGTTGGAGATAAATGTTATTGCAATGACATATGGGTCTTTGATATCTTCACTTGTTCATGGACTCAACTTGTTATACCTGGTCAACAACCGCAGGGGCGGTTTTCTCACACAGCTGTTGTTACGGACATGGATATTGCTATATATGGCGG CAGGTGTGGGGAAGATGAACGTCCTTTGAATGAATTGTTAGTATTGCAGCTTGGAGCAGAGTTTCCAAATGGACGTTACAACATTTCCGGGTGTAAAGTTTTTGGAACTTATTGGAATCAAGAAAAGAGAACCACACCAGGAGAAGCTGATATAAACTCG AAAATTCCACACATGGGGAATAATGTGGAAGTGTTTGGAAAATGGGGTTCTGAAGTTGCATCCGAAAGAGCACTACCTTATCAATTTAATTCAG GAACTTATCAACAAAAGAGGCGGAAAATTGCTCCTGTGAAGGTGTGGGATGTTGAATCAGAACAAGAAGAACATTCTCTTTCACTCTCTCAACATTCATCTCCATCTCAATCTGATCAAGAACAGACACAAGCTCAAAAGGCCAATGCTTCTGCCATGGATTCTCATCGCGTAAAACTGATCCACAAAATTCCAAGCAATTGGCAGCATGGGAGTGTCTCAAGCTATAAGAGAGTTTTGAAGAACGTCGCGCGAAGAAGTCCACAAGATCTTCATCACCTGGAATATCAACCAACACAAGAACGCTATCTTCATGTTGATGATGATATAAACCGAGGTCGTCACCAAGCGGCAGAACACAAGCCAATGGCGCGAGGATACGCTCAACAACTG GTTGGAGCTGAAGTTCGAGGGAAAGTAGACGGCGCCTTTGATTCGGGTTTGCTGATGACAGCAACTGTGAATGGAAGAGTTTTCAGAGGAGTGTTGTTTGCACCAGTA GGTGCAGGAGTAAGCTCCACCAGTGTTGAGCCAAATTGTTCTTTACCATGTTTATTTCCCTCCTCCACTCAACCATTGATGAACTCAAATCATGTGGAGAATTTGAGGGGTTTGCGGCAACCGCTACTGGCTCGGCCATCTCCAATCATGAGAGGCTCTGCTGCACCTTTAGCAAATGAACGCAAAGTGAGGAGTGACCTTCAAGGGTTGGTTTTGACACTTGGAGGACCTGCTGCAAGTGGCAACCATGCTTGA
- the LOC130721341 gene encoding serine/threonine-protein phosphatase BSL1 homolog isoform X2, with protein sequence MGSLVAETEKKKKAMWLYPKVLGFNPSERWGHSACFSGGLMYVFGGCCGGLHFSDVLTLDLERMQWSKLATTGEKPGPRDSHSAVLVGHKMIVFGGTNGFRKVNDTHILDLVTKEWIHLKCEGTPPSPRESHTATLVGDERLVIFGGSGEGEANYLNDLHVLDLGTMRWSSPEVKGDFPVPRDSHIALAIGDKVVVYGGDSGDMYHGDVSMLDMETMTWSRLKVQGSSPGVRAGHAAVNIGNKLYIIGGVGDKCYCNDIWVFDIFTCSWTQLVIPGQQPQGRFSHTAVVTDMDIAIYGGCGEDERPLNELLVLQLGAEFPNGRYNISGCKVFGTYWNQEKRTTPGEADINSKIPHMGNNVEVFGKWGSEVASERALPYQFNSGTYQQKRRKIAPVKVWDVESEQEEHSLSLSQHSSPSQSDQEQTQAQKANASAMDSHRVKLIHKIPSNWQHGSVSSYKRVLKNVARRSPQDLHHLEYQPTQERYLHVDDDINRGRHQAAEHKPMARGYAQQLVGAEVRGKVDGAFDSGLLMTATVNGRVFRGVLFAPVGAGVSSTSVEPNCSLPCLFPSSTQPLMNSNHVENLRGLRQPLLARPSPIMRGSAAPLANERKVRSDLQGLVLTLGGPAASGNHA encoded by the exons ATGGGGTCTTTGGTTGCTGaaacagagaagaagaagaaagcaatGTGGTTGTATCctaaggttttgggttttaaTCCTTCTGAAAGATGGGGACACTCTGCTTGCTTCTCTGGGGGGCTTATGTATGTCTTCGGG GGCTGTTGTGGGGGGCTACATTTCAGTGATGTTCTGACTTTAGACCTTGAGAGAATGCAATGGAGCAAGCTTGCTACCACTGGTGAAAAGCCAGGCCCAAGAGATAGCCACAGTGCTGTTCTTGTGGGCCATAAAATGATAGTTTTTGGTGGCACAAATGGGTTCAGGAAGGTGAATGACACTCACATACTAGATCTTGTCACCAAAGAGTGGATTCATCTTAAATGTGAAGGGACTCCACCTTCTCCAAGGGAGAGTCACACTGCCACTCTTGTTGGTGATGAAAGGCTAGTGATTTTCGGTGGAAGTGGAGAAGGTGAAGCAAACTATTTAAATGACTTGCATGTTCTGGACCTTGGAACCATGAGGTGGAGCTCTCCTGAGGTTAAAGGTGATTTTCCTGTCCCTAGAGACAGTCACATTGCTCTTGCAATTGGTGACAAGGTTGTTGTGTATGGCGGAGACTCTGGTGATATGTACCATGGTGATGTTAGCATGCTTGATATGGAAACAATGACTTGGTCAAGG TTGAAAGTTCAAGGCTCTTCCCCAGGAGTCAGGGCAGGTCATGCAGCAGTAAATATTGGAAACAAG CTCTACATCATTGGAGGGGTTGGAGATAAATGTTATTGCAATGACATATGGGTCTTTGATATCTTCACTTGTTCATGGACTCAACTTGTTATACCTGGTCAACAACCGCAGGGGCGGTTTTCTCACACAGCTGTTGTTACGGACATGGATATTGCTATATATGGCGG GTGTGGGGAAGATGAACGTCCTTTGAATGAATTGTTAGTATTGCAGCTTGGAGCAGAGTTTCCAAATGGACGTTACAACATTTCCGGGTGTAAAGTTTTTGGAACTTATTGGAATCAAGAAAAGAGAACCACACCAGGAGAAGCTGATATAAACTCG AAAATTCCACACATGGGGAATAATGTGGAAGTGTTTGGAAAATGGGGTTCTGAAGTTGCATCCGAAAGAGCACTACCTTATCAATTTAATTCAG GAACTTATCAACAAAAGAGGCGGAAAATTGCTCCTGTGAAGGTGTGGGATGTTGAATCAGAACAAGAAGAACATTCTCTTTCACTCTCTCAACATTCATCTCCATCTCAATCTGATCAAGAACAGACACAAGCTCAAAAGGCCAATGCTTCTGCCATGGATTCTCATCGCGTAAAACTGATCCACAAAATTCCAAGCAATTGGCAGCATGGGAGTGTCTCAAGCTATAAGAGAGTTTTGAAGAACGTCGCGCGAAGAAGTCCACAAGATCTTCATCACCTGGAATATCAACCAACACAAGAACGCTATCTTCATGTTGATGATGATATAAACCGAGGTCGTCACCAAGCGGCAGAACACAAGCCAATGGCGCGAGGATACGCTCAACAACTG GTTGGAGCTGAAGTTCGAGGGAAAGTAGACGGCGCCTTTGATTCGGGTTTGCTGATGACAGCAACTGTGAATGGAAGAGTTTTCAGAGGAGTGTTGTTTGCACCAGTA GGTGCAGGAGTAAGCTCCACCAGTGTTGAGCCAAATTGTTCTTTACCATGTTTATTTCCCTCCTCCACTCAACCATTGATGAACTCAAATCATGTGGAGAATTTGAGGGGTTTGCGGCAACCGCTACTGGCTCGGCCATCTCCAATCATGAGAGGCTCTGCTGCACCTTTAGCAAATGAACGCAAAGTGAGGAGTGACCTTCAAGGGTTGGTTTTGACACTTGGAGGACCTGCTGCAAGTGGCAACCATGCTTGA
- the LOC130719792 gene encoding uncharacterized protein LOC130719792 — MKLYEGDSDPTEHINFFVGAMQYAGATDPIYCRCFPMSLGKGPMNWFQNLPNNSIHNWEGVMSNFLTQYSSVRNIPKSEETLALIMQGEKESLKAFLNRFNKEAGDIPDLLPQVRLILVRQALRPGPFLTSLDGKKARTLEEFQTRS, encoded by the coding sequence ATGAAGCTCTATGAGGGTGACTCCGACCCGACGGAGCACATCAACTTCTTCGTGGGAGCCATGCAGTACGCCGGGGCTACTGACCCGATCTACTGCCGCTGCTTCCCGATGAGCTTGGGGAAGGGCCCGATGAACTGGTTCCAAAACCTCCCCAACAACTCCATCCACAACTGGGAAGGAGTCATGTCCAACTTCTTGACCCAGTATTCCTCGGTAAGAAATATTCCGAAGTCAGAAGAAACACTGGCCTTGATCATGCAGGGCGAGAAGGAATCCCTGAAGGCTTTCCTTAACCGCTTCAACAAAGAAGCAGGAGACATTCCGGACCTCCTCCCTCAGGTCCGCCTAATCTTGGTACGACAAGCGCTTAGGCCAGGCCCTTTCTTAACTTCTTTGGATGGGAAGAAAGCCAGGACACTGGAGGAATTCCAGACCCGATCATAG